The genomic stretch AGGTTGCAACTGGAGGTTTTGATGGCATTCTCCGCCCAACTTTGGATGACAAGTTGAATTCCCTTCATAAAGCAATAGCAACTCTTGCAGCCAATTCATCAGAAGAATCAGAAGAGGAGCATGTACTAAACAATTTTCATTCCAGTCGGACCATTAGAAAACTTGTCTTGGACTGCCCCACATTTGCTcgtactttttggaagaaagctCTGAAAGGGAAGAGTAAGTTGTGGGCCCAAGGTCACAGGTAAGGGCTACACTGTATTTCAAATCTAATTCATTTAACCTAGCATAAAAGGAGATGTGATTTCTGATGTTATCTTTTGGTTGCAGTTCAAAGGTAATTTGTGCATTCTTGGAATCCTCTGATTCTAAGGTACGTGAACTGGCAAAAGAGGAGCTGCAGCCCTTGATAGATGGTGGGATTATCAAACTTCCTGAGACCAAGCAGTCAGCAAATGAAAGTTAAAGTCACTGATGGTGGATGAATGAGGTTGTTACTCAGTGGAATAGAAATGACATCTGGCGTGTTGCTGGTTGATTCACATTCTTATGCAATTCAAGTCATCTAGGGATTTAATGTAACATAAAGAGTGTATCTAGAGAAATTTTTTGGACTGCTAGCCTTCTTAAGGCGGTGAAATTTTGTATCCAGGGTGTCTTGTCATATTTATCTGATGGTTTTGATGATGAAAAGAGTCGCTGATAACAATATAAAAAGCAGCAAAAACCCCTGTACAATAATACCTTAGAAGAAGAGCTACTGATGGTTAATGTTTTTACCAAGTTTTCTATCTGtcatgcttttctttttcttttttgataatttgactGCCCCCAACCTCTTATCCTTTGCTAGAGAGGTGTGCCCAGGAACGACTTCTTCAGAGGGCTATTacttataaaatgaaataagagACGGACACGTGTACGGTTGTAAAATGTGCGGGGTATTGGTGTTTGAACAGTACCAGGGTGATCCTTGAAACTTTTTTGGGCTCCAAGTTTTATTTGCAGCCGGGGGATGGTTGCTTCACCCACGGGTCGATTTTTTACTCCATGGATGCCAGTTCGACTCTAAGGAAGTGCTTGAGAGGTATAGTAAAGAGGAGGTGGCTATGGTTGTCAACAGTGGCGATGGTGCTAGTGGCGGCGGTAATTATGGTTGTCATGATTGGGCGTGGAGGAGGAAAAAGGGTGTGGGTGATTCAATGTGGCTGGTGGGGCTCTCCCTTGCTCGAGCAGAGAGCCATCTCTCACATGGGGACTCAATTCCCTTGTACTCTTCCTCATTGAGCAGGAAATTGCAATAAATCCCCACCCGTTGTGCTCCTCTACTCCAACATACAGGAAGAAGGGGTGGCGTGCAAATCCTCTTCTTGTACTATATTGTCAATTCCTAAACTCTTTTCCGAGAAAAATCTCAAGGCATTGAACTTATGCAGAAAAGTCTTATGAAAATTCTTTACCGTAAAGACCATTTTGATTATTCGACACCCGATTTGCCTAATGGATCCGCAACCAAGTTTCTTACAACTATCTGGTTCAACTCAGTTTCTTATGCTTAAAAGATCCTCTCATGAGAATTCAAGACATTTTATTTagtcaataaaataaatcacaCTTGTTTAGCCTAAAGATTAGGAACGTACACAAGCAGATTTGCTTCTAAGCATTGCTGTTTCTGACCTTACTTCAAAAATTGGGGTGTCATATCTCCTACTTCCTTGTTCATAATTCATCATTCTACCAGATTGCAAGTACCAAAAGTTGTCAGGTTTCTTGCAAATTCTGGTTCTAAGATGTGGGTAGCCTTGGAATGTGTAGTCCGATGGATTAAAGACTAGGGATTCTTTCCTTGTcctgttattgttgttgtttcttGGGAATAAATATTCTGATGGATTGAAGAGTGGGGATTCCTCCCTTGATGTTGCATTTGCCCTCAAACAATTCTCTATCACCTTGACCTCCTCTTTAAATCTTTCTCTGATGCCTTTTAAACCTTGCAGAACTTTGTGAGACCTTGACCGGCTTGTAAGATTACACTCGCTGCTTTTTGAAGCATTGGATTTTCTAGGAGCACTGCAGGTCGTATATGGAATTTTATTGCACTGAAAGCAAAAGTTTTTCCTTCTCTCCAAATCAAAGGCTCTTCTTTTTGCACCATTGGAGAGACAGGTATATGCCTGCACATGGGTTTTTTTACGTTTGAAGTGAGGATtctgaaaggaaaataataaaaaataatgaagaagaaagaaagaaacttatGCTGCCATTGGTGTACGTGGGGACAGTTATTCTATGAAATTCATTGCAATTGAGTGCACTTAACTCATCATACCTAACATGCAGATCCTATTTATATATGCCTCTGTCACGTGGGCCAATGGCATATATATCTTAACCTTTCCCTGGCTGCAATATTTCACCCATGTTGCACAAGTTTACTGCATTGCTTTAAATTAGACTAATAATGATTCTCATAAGGGAGTCATCTATAAAGTTTTGTGTTAATAATTCACCAGGCCCATGTGTTAAAACCCGGGTTTTATCAAGGTTTGGGAGGCTTTACGGATATGAGAGAagtctgatactatgttaaaccactacttattttaaaaatttaatttataaaaaatgattagcttaatcatttaatttatattctaacattgaGCAGTGAACCAAACCTAATTTGGGTCAGTGCCGGGTATACCAACTTCTTGTCATTCATACCTAAAAgtcataaaactaaaaaatgatcGTTTCTGGGTCTAATAGTAACTCTGAAGTATCCTAAGAACAAAATTATTTGGTTTTAACGAGTTCAGCAACCTATTTCAATCTGTAAAGAGATGGAAAAGAACGAATCAAACCTCTGAGACAAGCTTGAAAGCAATTTCAGCCTTGGGATGCATGTTCTTATCTGGATGAAGTTGCAAAGCtgcaaaaacaaaagcattccTCACAAAACGtagtgaaaatgaaaatgcagattgaaaaaaaaaaaaccattctcTCAATGAAAACAAACCAAGCTTATGGTATTGCTTGCGAATAACATCTATGCCTGCACTTTCTTCCACCTATAAAATTcatgaacaaaaaaaagaggggaaaaatcTAGATATATCAAATTCAATAACAATCTAAGAAGACTgcttaaaagaaaatgacaaagagAACCCAAAAACATACTCCAAGAACACGATACCAATCAATGAAATGTGACTTAACAGCGCTGCTGCAACCACGTGTATGAGCGCAGGCCACCAAGCATGTTGAAATGGAACAAATTTCTGTGACTAAATGGGCTTTAAAATCGGAGTCTTGTCCCCCTCTACCCATTTGACAAGAGAATAGAGTAGATAGAAACTTTGgaagaagatgagaaaattTGAAGTGGGTTGCAAGGATTAATGGCTTCTGTTTTAAGAAAGAGAAGGGCAGTGATTGCAAGGTGGAGCGGTTAAGAAAAAAGAGCAAGGTTTCCGGAGTTAGATTTTTGAAAGTGGATCAGTTGGTGGGAACAAAGAAGTGGAGCTTGGAGATGTTAACGTTAATTCTCCCACCTGGCATGGGATTATGCCAAAAGGTCTGAGGGCATTTGGTCCTTCCGTTTGGTTTAACCACAAtgctttttctaattaaaaaggcaTGACAGGGCGGCTAGCATCTGTCTGGGCATTGTTTAGGAGGAACCTACACGATAAAAATCGTAAGCCTTCTCTCATATAATTCAAATGCCTCCAGACCACACCCGGTGGTTAATATTTGTTCTGTTTGTTgacttttgtttcttcttcttaaaaCAAAAGCAATCAAACAACACAAACATGAAACAATCctataaacacaaaaacaattttcatctttatttcatgtcaaaacactttttcaaacttaaaaagCAAGATTAAGCACtccaaaacaaattaacaaataaagcgTATCAATCATTGTCATGGATACAATTTAACAATCCATGTATTGTTACCAcgacaatgatgaataatatggaatcaaaAAGAGAGATCAAGTGAGAAACGAGACACAGATTTAAGTGCCTACGGAGATTGCGGCTATattattcaatgatttagggttacaatataacatatttatataaaaaaaaccctaattgtaagtattttggaaaactcCAAAATATCCTCACAACTTATTTGTCAATAGGCCCACATAAACTTAATTACACCccaaaatatagccgcactctcctattttactattcaatgatttagggttacaatataccatatttattaaaaaaccctaattataagtattttagaaaaccccaaaatacccccacaacttatttgcCCCCAGACTCGTATAAACTTAATTACACCCAATGGACAAGTAGTTTCAGTATTATTCTCTATACTTGAGAGAATACGAACCACTTATTCCAACACCATGAAACCTTTAAACAATAGTGTTTAATTTGCTAGCGGTAAATGATTGAAGTGAAGATTGTTTAATCAAGAGGCTATAATAGAAACCAACAGATTATAATCAATCCAAAAACCCATTAAAGAGAGGGCCATAATGCTCGCTTGGTGCCGATGACGGATTTGATTAGGATCTCTAGTAATTTGGAAAACGGATAGAGTTTATTGTGAACTCACCCATCCGAGTAGATAACCAAacaatccaaaatttatttaggtAAATAAATACTCTATGAACGCTCTCATAATATGCTGTCTAAGCTGCTGGAGATCGTGATCCGAACCAACCAGCCAAGGGTGAAGGTTTTGGGTAGTTGTCACAGATTTCAACAATTACCATATTGAATATGAGGCGAAATTACACGTGAACTTGGAGCGCCCCGGTGGGTGTGACCCACGCATATAATGCCCAAGTTGAAACCCAAGCCTGAAAAGGTACTTGGAGTAGGTGAAAAATGATACAATTGGTCCCTACCATGGCTCCATGAGTGGAAACCTTGAACTGACTATTTAATTCATTCCTTTCCTTGAAGAATTTCAATTTGCCCCTATTTCCTGATCTCCGGTCCAAAATAGATGggaaaatatttagtttatggttaaaattttttcttaaaaatcctAAAGTCACAAATGAGATATTTGTCctactaacatatatatatatatatatatatatagtaaaataataaagagTAGTTGGCCACCCTATCTAGGCCATAGggagtggccggaccaccccattttagctctAATGACCGCCGATGGTCGATCTCATCCTTACGGCTCCTAGTATAATGCAAGTGGTCCGCCACTCCATCACTAggggccaaactaaaaaaaaaaaaaaaattcgtttggcacatgggggtggccggaccacccccgtTGGGCCTAATAAGGGTAGCCACCCCAGACAAGACCCTTGGGGGTGGTGGCgagtttggggtggccgaagccacccccagcccccaactggggtggtttggccacccccgaTGGGGTGACCAaccactttttattattttattatttatttatttttaatatgaaataatattttattattattttttgttagtggaaTAAGTGTCTTATTTGTACCTctataatttttaagaaaaaatcttaTTCATAAATTGGATATTCTCGAGATGATCCTGTTCCCAATTCCAAACTGCTTGAAACAAATTTTGGACAAATTGCTTGGAacaaattttgggtttttaagTTGGGGAATTGAGCATGCATTGAGAGGCTGTCTTTGGGTATTGTAGCTGACTGCTAACTTGGAGTCTAGAAGACTGTGTTTGTGTCAAAAATGGGTTGAGCTTTGTTTTCGAGATTGGTGGAGGAATGGGGGATCAAATGTAggtttatgttttgtttgtatAGGGACAACTTTCCAATGGGAGTAGGAAATGCAGGTTTTTAAAATGTTCAATTACATGAAATTGTCAATTGAAGTTGTTGGAATTCGAAATCCCATGCAGTTTTTTGCGGGTAAAAGCTGGACTTTGAAGGACTAGCCTTTATGGGTTGGTGTGTGCTGCATCCATCTAGGGACATAAACGAAtccattatttctttctttctttctttccaggCGGCAACTTCAAGGCATTCATGTTGCTCAATTCAAGTTTCATTATTTCTTCAgtaccaaaataatacaaagaaaTTTATCAGCACCAGCGGCGGAGTCTCCTCCACCTATGATGTTTTATTTGGTAGTCTCAGCCTCCATAGCCCGTGATTTGCATAAGAATACTACACTTAAGAGTTTGTTTgtaattgcggtttcaataagtacgattttaaaaatcgttattttttaaaatggcgTTTGGTAGAacatgctaatttttttttatcaaatatttgttatgtaaaatcgtgatttttgtttaaattcgcatattttcaaataagtactcCCTAgtctgctt from Corylus avellana chromosome ca1, CavTom2PMs-1.0 encodes the following:
- the LOC132184230 gene encoding uncharacterized protein LOC132184230, with translation MGRGGQDSDFKAHLVTEICSISTCLVACAHTRGCSSAVKSHFIDWYRVLGVEESAGIDVIRKQYHKLALQLHPDKNMHPKAEIAFKLVSEAYTCLSNGAKRRAFDLERRKNFCFQCNKIPYTTCSAPRKSNASKSSECNLTSRSRSHKVLQGLKGIRERFKEEVKVIENCLRANATSREESPLFNPSEYLFPRNNNNNRTRKESLVFNPSDYTFQGYPHLRTRICKKPDNFWYLQSGRMMNYEQGSRRYDTPIFEVRSETAMLRSKSACVRS